A genomic window from Elaeis guineensis isolate ETL-2024a chromosome 3, EG11, whole genome shotgun sequence includes:
- the LOC105041500 gene encoding ABC transporter C family member 10: protein MDTLTVTGTWMAFCGKYVCSNQGGDACGFSGVFYSSTCTNHILVISVNVLIFVSFLINFVCKVSRRADRFRALFKLSSPLQVSSALLDGCLGLVYLGLGLWMLEENLRKGMGFYPLHWWLMVLSQGFVMVVAGLVASSGTVLLGEAFLKIWSGSMTTFVGFICISSVLDILAANKLSVKVFLDVLSLPGAILLLIFAFKGSRDVEDGETVDGSLYMPLNGESNDNAIESDENLTPFANAGFLSRMTFWWLNPLMQKGNEKPLDENDIPQLGEADQAGSCHSLFLEQLNRQKQGKQTASPSIFWAIVSCHQKEIFVSGFFALLKVLTLSSGPVLLNAFIKLSSGEADFKYEGYVLALGLFLAKCLESLSQRQWYFRTRRLGLQVRSLLSAAIYRKQLKLSNSAKLIHSSGEIMNYVTVDAYRIGEFPFWFHQTWTTSLQLCISLVILYNTVGLATISALVVIVVTVICNAPLAKLQHKFQTRLMEAQDARLKALSEALVSIKVLKLYAWETHFKRAIEGLREVECEWLKAFQLRKSYNIVLFWSSPVLVSAASFLTCYILDIPLYASNVFTFVATLRLVQEPVRQIPDVIGVVIQAKVAFARIVKFLDARELLADEVRRVYTAYIKQAIIIKSCSFSWDENTLKPTLRNINLEVKAGDKVAICGEVGSGKSTLLAAILGEVPKTEGVIQVYGKLAYVSQMAWIQTGTVQENILFGSVMDKQRYQETLEKCSLVKDLEMLPFGDLTEIGERGVNLSGGQKQRIQLARALYQDADIYLLDDPFSAVDAHTAASLFNEYVMGALSKKTVLLVTHQVDFLPVFNSVLLMSEGKVLHAAPYHELLASSQEFRDLVNVNKETVGPERFGNIVSHRRSGTSTREISSMNSSKHLKKEIQSGADQLIKKEEREMGDTGLKPYKQYLNQNKGYLYASLAALCHLIFLAGQISQNAWMAANVDNPRVSALQLIIVYLAIGFSTLIFLLARSILIVVLGLQSSRSLFSQLLNSLFRAPMSFFDSTPLGRILSRVSLDLSIVDLDVPFSLIFSINATMFACGNIGVLAVVTWQVLFVAIPMVYLAIRLQSYYMATAKELMRINGTTKSLVANHLAESVAGAITIRAFGEEERFFAKNLMLVDKNASPFFHNFASSEWLIQRLETMSAAILSSSALVMALLPPGTFGSGFIGMALSYGLSLNGAFVFSIQNQCTLANQIISVERLNQYMHVPSEAPEVVESNRPAPDWPAVGRVELQDLKIRYRPDAPLVLHGISCTFEGGHKIGIVGRTGSGKTTLIGALFRLVEPAGGKIVIDGLDIVTIGLHDLRSRFGIIPQDPTLFHGSVRYNLDPLGQYTDKQIWEVLDKCQLWEAVREKEQGLDSLVVEDGSNWSMGQRQLFCLGRALLKRSCILVLDEATASIDNATDAIIQKTIRTEFADCTVITVAHRIPTVMDCTKVLAISDGKLVEYDEPMKLMKTEGSLFGKLVKEYWSHADVQSSNSL from the exons ATGGATACTCTCACGGTCACAG gTACGTGGATGGCTTTCTGTGGAAAGTATGTTTGttccaatcaaggtggagatgCCTGTGGGTTCAGCGGAGTATTCTACTCTTCTACTTGCACGAATCACATACTGGTCATCTCTGTCAATGTGCTCATATTTGTGTCCTTCTTGATCAATTTTGTTTGCAAAGTTTCAAGGAGAGCTGATCGGTTTCGAGCGCTCTTCAAGCTCTCCTCGCCTCTTCAAGTGTCGTCTGCTTTGCTCGATGGTTGCTTGGGATTGGTTTATCTAGGCCTGGGGTTGTGGATGCTGGAAGAGAATTTGAGGAAGGGAATGGGCTTTTACCCTCTGCATTGGTGGTTAATGGTGTTATCACAGGGCTTTGTTATGGTGGTTGCCGGTTTGGTGGCGAGCAGCGGAACCGTACTGCTTGGGGAGGCCTTCCTTAAGATTTGGTCAGGAAGTATGACAACGTTTGTTGGATTTATTTGTATTTCTTCTGTTTTGGATATCCTGGCAGCAAATAAATTGTCTGTGAAGGTCTTTTTGGATGTTTTATCTTTACCAGGAGCTATTCTTTTGCTGATTTTTGCCTTTAAGGGATCCAGAGATGTTGAGGATGGTGAGACTGTAGATGGCTCTCTGTATATGCCTTTGAATGGAGAGTCCAATGATAATGCAATCGAGTCAGATGAGAACTTGACTCCTTTTGCAAATGCTGGATTTCTCAGTAGAATGACCTTCTGGTGGCTGAATCCTTTGATGCAGAAGGGTAACGAGAAGCCACTAGACGAGAATGATATACCTCAGCTTGGTGAGGCAGATCAAGCGGGGAGCTGTCACTCTCTGTTTTTGGAGCAATTGAACAGACAAAAACAGGGCAAACAAACTGCTTCTCCATCCATATTTTGGGCTATAGTTTCTTGTCATCAAAAGGAAATCTTTGTCTCTGGGTTTTTTGCATTGCTAAAAGTTCTAACCTTGTCTTCTGGTCCGGTGCTTCTAAATGCCTTCATCAAATTATCATCAGGGGAAGCGGATTTCAAATACGAAGGATATGTGTTGGCCCTGGGATTATTTCTTGCAAAATGCCTAGAATCCTTATCACAAAGGCAGTGGTACTTCCGCACCAGAAGATTAGGATTACAAGTGAGGTCTTTGCTATCAGCAGCAATTTATCGGAAGCAACTGAAGTTGTCAAATTCGGCAAAACTGATCCACTCTTCTGGGGAGATCATGAACTATGTAACAGTAGATGCCTATAGGATAGGGGAGTTCCCGTTTTGGTTTCATCAAACTTGGACAACAAGCCTCCAACTTTGCATTTCTCTGGTAATTCTTTATAACACTGTTGGTCTTGCAACAATCTCGGCTTTGGTTGTAATTGTAGTCACTGTGATCTGCAATGCTCCACTGGCCAAGCTACAGCATAAATTTCAGACAAGGCTTATGGAAGCTCAGGATGCGAGGTTGAAGGCTTTGTCAGAAGCTCTGGTGAGTATAAAAGTGCTTAAGCTCTATGCTTGGGAAACACATTTCAAGAGAGCTATAGAAGGGTTGAGGGAAGTGGAATGCGAATGGTTGAAGGCATTTCAGCTTCGGAAATCATACAATATCGTTCTTTTTTGGTCATCCCCTGTACTTGTTTCGGCTGCTAGTTTTTTAACATGCTATATTCTTGACATTCCTCTTTATGCAAGCAATGTTTTTACCTTTGTAGCAACATTGCGTCTTGTTCAAGAACCAGTGAGGCAAATACCTGATGTAATTGGAGTTGTCATTCAAGCGAAGGTTGCCTTTGCACGAATTGTCAAATTTCTGGATGCACGTGAGCTGCTGGCTGATGAAGTTAGAAGGGTATACACTGCATATATCAAACAGGCGATAATTATCAAATCCTGCAGCTTTTCTTGGGATGAGAACACATTGAAGCCCACATTGAGGAATATAAACTTAGAGGTTAAAGCTGGGGATAAGGTGGCAATTTGTGGTGAGGTTGGCTCAGGAAAATCAACTCTTTTGGCAGCAATTCTAGGAGAGGTTCCAAAGACTGAGGGCGTG ATTCAAGTGTATGGGAAACTTGCTTATGTTTCTCAGATGGCATGGATTCAAACAGGAACTGTGCAAGagaatattttatttggatctgttATGGATAAGCAAAGATACCAGGAAACACTTGAAAAGTGTTCTTTAGTAAAAGACCTTGAGATGTTGCCCTTCGGGGATCTTACTGAAATAGGAGAAAGAGGGGTAAATCTCAGTGGTGGCCAGAAGCAGCGCATTCAACTGGCCCGTGCACTGTATCAAGATGCAGATATATATCTCCTGGATGATCCTTTCAGTGCTGTTGATGCGCATACCGCTGCCAGCCTGTTCAAT GAATATGTCATGGGAGCTCTATCAAAAAAGACAGTGCTATTAGTGACTCACCAAGTGGATTTCCTTCCCGTGTTCAATTCTGTTTTG TTAATGTCCGAGGGGAAAGTTTTGCATGCTGCTCCTTATCATGAACTATTGGCTTCTAGCCAAGAGTTCCGGGACCTTGTCAATGTAAATAAAGAAACTGTCGGTCCGGAAAGGTTTGGCAATATTGTTTCTCATAGAAGAAGTGGGACATCTACAAGAGAGATCAGCAGTATGAATAGCTCTAAACATCTGAAGAAAGAAATACAATCAGGAGCAGACCAATTGAttaagaaagaggagagagaaatgggTGATACAGGGCTAAAACCTTATAAACAATATCTGAACCAAAACAAGGGCTACTTGTATGCCTCGCTAGCGGCTCTTTGTCATTTAATATTTCTAGCCGGGCAGATTTCACAGAACGCGTGGATGGCAGCCAATGTTGATAATCCTCGAGTTAGCGCGCTGCAATTGATTATAGTGTACCTGGCAATTGGGTTCAGCACGCTCATCTTCTTGTTAGCAAGATCTATTTTGATAGTTGTTCTGGGTCTCCAGTCATCAAGATCATTATTTTCTCAGTTACTTAATTCACTATTTCGTGCACCAATGTCATTTTTTGACTCCACTCCTCTAGGAAGGATACTGAGTCGG GTTTCTTTAGATTTAAGTATCGTGGACCTTGATGTTCCATTTAGCTTAATCTTTAGCATCAATGCTACCATGTTTGCATGCGGCAATATCGGGGTACTGGCTGTTGTTACATGGCAAGTCTTATTTGTCGCCATACCAATGGTCTATTTGGCCATCCGGCTGCAG AGCTACTACATGGCTACCGCGAAAGAGTTGATGCGGATAAATGGCACCACAAAATCTCTTGTAGCAAATCATCTGGCCGAGTCTGTAGCAGGAGCAATAACAATCAGAGCTTTTGGGGAGGAAGAACGGTTCTTtgctaaaaatttgatgcttgttGACAAAAATGCAAGTCCCTTCTTCCACAATTTTGCGTCAAGTGAGTGGTTGATTCAACGGTTAGAAACTATGAGTGCTGCAATTCTTTCTTCATCAGCTCTTGTCATGGCTCTGCTTCCTCCAGGAACTTTTGGCTCCG GTTTTATTGGAATGGCACTCTCCTATGGTCTTTCATTGAACGGGGCTTTCGTTTTCTCGATCCAAAATCAGTGCACTCTTGCAAATCAGATAATCTCTGTTGAAAGGCTAAATCAATACATGCATGTGCCCAGTGAGGCCCCAGAAGTTGTTGAGAGCAACCGGCCAGCACCTGATTGGCCAGCTGTTGGTCGAGTAGAACTGCAAGATTTGAAG ATCAGATACAGGCCAGACGCTCCCCTTGTACTTCATGGAATAAGTTGTACGTTTGAAGGAGGGCACAAGATTGGGATTGTTGGCCGGACTGGAAGTGGAAAGACAACTCTAATTGGTGCACTATTCCGTCTTGTTGAACCAGCAGGAGGAAAAATTGTCATAGATGGCCTAGATATTGTCACAATCGGCCTCCATGATCTGAGGTCTCGCTTTGGCATCATTCCACAAGACCCAACCCTTTTCCATGGTTCTGTCAGATACAATTTGGATCCTTTGGGACAATATACAGACAAACAGATATGGGAG GTTCTGGACAAATGTCAGCTTTGGGAAGCAGTTCGAGAGAAAGAACAGGGTTTGGATTCACTAG TTGTTGAAGACGGATCAAATTGGAGCATGGGGCAACGGCAGTTATTTTGCTTGGGACGTGCACTTTTGAAGAGAAGTTGTATACTAGTGCTCGATGAAGCCACAGCATCTATTGACAATGCCACAGATGCGATCATCCAGAAGACAATCAGAACAGAATTTGCAGATTGCACGGTCATTACAGTTGCTCATCGGATCCCGACCGTAATGGACTGCACAAAGGTGCTTGCTATTAGTGATG GGAAGCTGGTGGAGTATGATGAACCCATGAAACTGATGAAAACCGAGGGATCTCTGTTCGGGAAGCTCGTCAAGGAGTACTGGTCACATGCTGATGTCCAGTCGTCTAATTCACTTTGA